TTCATGGACTTAAGATGATGGCTGAGGGACGCGGTTCTCCGGAAGGAGAGCCTGCGTTTGTCGTGTATAATACATCGGAACTCAGTTCAGTCAAGAATTCTGATTATTTTAGATTTAGGGGGAGCCTGTGAAAGACATTCTCAAGGATGTGAAGCGACAATGGTATTTTTCGGCCATCGTGGTCTTAAGCCTGGCCGTTGGGGCGGCGTTTGGGCGCGGGCTGGATTTGGCGCTTTCCAGCTATTTTCGTTGGGGCGGACTTTCAGTGAGTGAGGTTGCGCTGATTAACACACTTGAGATGGGATTGATTCCAGTCTTTGGCGTGCTTGCCGTGGGCTTTGGCCTGGAGTGGCCCAAGGACCGGATTTGGGCTCTGGCCTGGAAGGTTTTTGTGGTGGGTGCTGCAATGGGCTCTATTGTAGGAACAACTTGGGCCATGGGCTGGCAGCACGCGACTTGCGGGTTTATCCACTAGATATTCCGGGATTAGATAAAGGAACGGCGATCAAGAGGCTCAGCTCCTGATCGCCGTTTTGTCGTTAATAAGAGTCGGGCTAGGCGACGGGGGGTCAATAATGGGGGCAAGGACCCCCGGTCGCCGGCATGGGGGAGGGTGGGAGGTGTAGGGGACACCCCCCCTTGGCCTTTTGGGGTTCGCCCGACAATGGAGTTTTCAAAGAGATCAAGAAGGTCTACGGTGTTGGATAGCAGCTTACGTGCCAGGCTCTGTAAATGGTTGAAAAAGCTTTGAACAGGTGAGAATTTGGAGGATTGGGAAACTTTGCAAAAGACTCCTCTGAATTAATCGGCGTCCTCAATTTTCGGCAACCGGTGAGTCTCTGCAACAGCGATCCACCAAATTCAGGGAGGAATCATGATGCAGCTGCTATCTGCGATCCATGGCTCTGGCCTAGGAACTGGGCGTAAGCACAATCGCCTTTCCTTCGATCTCTACCGGCGTGTATCATTTTCCAATAGAGCTGGCAGCGCCCATTGCGGTTCAGGCCGTGAGAGAGGCCCTTTTCGGTGCCCCCTCAGTGGAGGGTGTGTACTTTGTTTGTTTTTCCAAACCAGATTACGATGTATATCATAAAACTCTAAACGCGGTGCCAGGCACTGGTGCCAGGCACTGATGCCTGGCACTCAGAGTCAGGCTAGCAAAGGTGCACAATGGATCTCTATGCCGAAGCCCTTAGCCGGCTCAACAAACTCTTGGAACAAGCCAAGAGCACCTCACTCTTGGAACCCGCGTCCTTTTCTCTGGCCACAGCGGACAGTGCGGGGCGCCCCTCCGTGCGCACGGTCTTAGTCAAAGGGATTGATGAGCGCGGTTTGGTCTTTTATACAAACTTGAATAGCCGTAAAGCCCGGCAGATAGCGGACAACCCAAACGTGGCCTTGTGTTTTCATTGGGATCCGATTTGTGAACAGGTCTTGATTGAAGGCAAAGTCGAGGCCGTTTCCGATGCAGAAGCCGATGCCTATTGGAAGAGCCGGCCGCGCGAGAGTCAGATCGGCGCATGGGCTTCTCTGCAATCCAAACCACTGAAGACACGTGCATTGTTGTTGGCGCGCGTCGCCAAATACTCTCTCAAACACATTGGCTCGGAAATTCCCCGTCCTCCGCATTGGTCCGGTTTGCGGGTTAAACCTGTGCGCTTTGAGTTTTGGTCCTCCAAGCCCGCACGGCTTCACGAAAGAATTCTCTATGAGAAAAGAGAAGGACAATGGCACCGAAGTCTGCTCTATCCCTAATCAAGAGTTGGAGAGGAAAACGGGGTACTCCCGTAGACTCGGTTGAGACAATTCACCATGTGGATGCCTTCACCGATGTTCCCTTCCATGGAAATCCTGCTGCCGTGTGTGTGCTTCGGCATCCGCGCGCTTCACAGTGGATGCAAGAGGTGGCTGCGGAAATGAACCTCTCGGAA
The DNA window shown above is from Candidatus Omnitrophota bacterium and carries:
- the pdxH gene encoding pyridoxamine 5'-phosphate oxidase, whose product is MDLYAEALSRLNKLLEQAKSTSLLEPASFSLATADSAGRPSVRTVLVKGIDERGLVFYTNLNSRKARQIADNPNVALCFHWDPICEQVLIEGKVEAVSDAEADAYWKSRPRESQIGAWASLQSKPLKTRALLLARVAKYSLKHIGSEIPRPPHWSGLRVKPVRFEFWSSKPARLHERILYEKREGQWHRSLLYP